Sequence from the Candidatus Latescibacterota bacterium genome:
CATCGATGCAGTATGACTTCCAGTAGTCCAACCCCATTCGGTAACAGTGCTGTCAGCGACACTCCCGTCGTGAACCGCAAAACCACCGGTCTCATGGTCGGCCGTTACTATTACAAGCGTTTCTCCATCTGCCCTGGAATAATCCAGAGCAACTCCGACTGCTTCATCAAAATCCTTCATCTCAAGCATCATACTGCTAAAATCATGATCATGTGCAGCCCAGTCGATCTGAGAGCCTTCGACCATCAAAAAGAAATTTCTCCCGTCGGCGGAAAGGATATTAATAGCTTTCCTTGTCATCTCGGAAAGTGATATATCCCGCACTGGGAGACACTCTGGGTGTTCCAGAGAAATGAATGCGGCAACTGACCCTGAATCGGGCAATTGCAGGATTTCCTCAGATGATACAACTACATTCATCCTCGCTGCCAGAATATTCAACGGATCATATTCATCGGTTCGTTTGCTTTCAGGATCGCTTGATGGAAGAAACCAGGCCAACCCGCCACCAAAGATCAGATCCACTCCACTATCCGCAATCTGCCATGCTATATCCTCATACAAACTCCTCGATTTGACATGTGAAATGAATACCGCCGGAGTAGCGTGCGTGATCGCGCAAGTAACGACAAGCCCCGTCGACCATCCCTCATCCTCAGCATACTCCATGACCGTCTTCAGAGGACTGCCTTCACTATCCACAGAGATCGCACCGTTATAAGTCTTTTCTCCCGTGGCTATAGCCGTACCAGAGGCAGCAGAATCAGTGATATAGCCTCCAAATGGAATGGTCGACTGCAGACCGACGACTTTCATCCGCTCGATGTTCAACGATCCAAGGATGGTCCTTGCGGCTGTTATATGGGAAATGCCCATACCATCACCTATGAATAGTATTATGTTCTCAGGTTTCTCCCGTTCGCCAGATTGCGCTTCACCGTGTGGCAGAATTACCAGGGTCATCAGCAACATAACTGCTATCATAAAGCGCACCTTTAAAGATCTATTTGATTCCTGCATAGATTCTTTCATCTGATCCATCTCCTCAGGAAGAATGATCGTGTACGATCTTCCATCCATCAATCTTCCTTCTGATCAAAAGAGTAAACAGGCCTTCCCTGTCACCGGCCTCAAGAGCTACATGCCAATGCCCACAGACAAACGCGGAATCACCTGATAACAACTCTACACGCAGACCGGAGAACCTCAACTCTCCCCTCTGATCGCCGGAATACTTCTCATCATACATCGATTTTACGGTACTCCAGCCCATAAGTATCTTTTTGCCGGAATGAAAACGTAATGAATCACTTTTCCAATAGCCACTCATATACCCATCGATGCTACCGCTGTTCCAGCTCACTACCTGATAGTCAAGCATCTCCAGGATCTCGGAGACCGCGTCCTGTCCCAGTACGATCCCTGGAACACTGGCAAGAAGAAACAACACAGATGCAAGGATCGTGATCTTCAATTTATTCTCCCTTCCTCTCCACTGAAGTGGAAAGCGCCTGAACGGACGAGCGTAGCTTGAGCCCCTCTGAAATCCACAATTGTCGAGGGTTCAGTCCTTGATCTGCCCCTCGCGGAAATATAGCAACCAAGCCCGGGAAAAGTCCTATGGATATCAGCTATCCTCTTCATTGGAGGCATTCCACTCCTGTTCACACTCGTAGAGACAAGGGGAGAACCGACAGCCGATATTATACTACGCAATTCATCGTCAGCAGGTATCCTGACGGCGATGGTCATACCGGGTCTGAGCACAGGTAGTATCTTGTCCGTTGCGGGGAGTAGTGCCGTCAATCTTGCCGGCCAGATGTGGCTCAACACTCTTTTCGAATCGCCGGGCCAGTTCGAGATATATCTGTCGACCATCTCGATATTCGACATCAGAAGAATCAATCCGGCTTTTTTATTCCTGCCCTTGATCCTGATTATCTTCTTCACAGCATCTATGTCAAGGGCATCGCAATGCAACCCATAAATGGTATCAGTAGGAAGCACACCCACCTCTCCTGACTCGATCATCGATACGATGTTTTCGATTCTCTTGAGTGTGTAATACCCTCTCAGGACTGTTTCCATGAATCGCGAAGTCTTCCTATGGCCTGCTTGATGGATTCGTCATTTATTGCGAGGATCTCCGCCGCGAGAATCGCGGCATTCTTCGCTCCCGCCTTGCCGATTGCCACCGTTGCGACAGGTATTCCCGGAGGCATCTGGACTATGGCGAGAAGTGCGTCCATCCCGTCCGGCAATCCACTGGGAATCGGCACACCGATCACGGGAAGCGTAGTGACGGAAGCGACAAATCCAGGTAAAGCAGCAGCCATCCCTGCCCCTGCTATGAAGACCCGTGCTCCTCTTTTTTCCGCTTCCAGAATATACTCTTTAGTGGCATCCGGCATCCTGTGCGCTGATGATACTTTCAGTTCACCCTTCACTCCGAGTTTTTCCAACTGCTGCATACAGGCTTCCATGATCTTCCTGTCAGACTCACTCCCCATGAGGACAGCTACCTGTAAAGTGTCGTTCACTTCATGCCCCTTTCAATTCAAATCATAATTACTGATCTTATCCGGTCAAGACTGAAGACCCTTCTGCCCGATATCCTTTCTATAGAAACGGCCCTCGAAATCGATTGCATCGACCCCCCTGTACGCTTTATCCAACGCTTCATGGAGTGATCGAGCAACAGCTGTTACGCCAAGGACCCTCCCTCCGTTCGTAACCAGATCATTCCCTTTATTAGCGGTCCCCGCGTGAAACACTATGGAACCCTGGTCATCCGCATCCTCCAACCCGGATATTGGAAATCCCTTTTCATATGAACCTGGATATCCACCGGAAGCCATCACAATACAGACGCAGGCATCTTCGCTGTTCTCGAAATCGACACTCTCAAGATTTTTGTTAGTAGCCTCATAGAGCACTTCAAACAAATCCCCCTTGAAGAGCGGAAGTATTACCTGTGTCTCCGGATCACCGAATCTGCAATTGTACTCAAGCACTTTTGGCCCATCGCCAGTGATCATGAGACCAAAATAAATAACACCCGCACCAGTGACCTCTTCAGTCTGAATCCCGTTCAGTGTCGGCTCGATGATCTCAATCCTGATTTTCTCACTCAGGTCATGGTCAAGTAGGGGGACCGGCGCATAGGCGCCCATTCCGCCTGTATTCGGCCCCTTGTCGTTTTCGAAGGCCCTTTTGTGATCCTGTGACGGGACAAAAAGTCGGTAATCCTTTCCATCGAAAATCGCCAGAATAGATAATTCTGGCCCTTCGAGATATTCCTCGATCACGATCCGGGTTCCTGCTTCACCAAAAGCTTTTTCTTTCATCATACTATCAATAGTTTTTCTGGCCTCTTCCCTCGTCTCGCAAATGATCACGCCTTTCCCTGCAGCAAGGCCATCAGCTTTGATCACATAGGGAGGCGAAGCGATATCCAACGCATTCTGAGCGGAGCAATAATCGTCGAATGCTGCGAAATTTCCTGTTGGAATCTTGTACTTTCTCATGAATTCCTTCGCCCAGACCTTGCTTCCTTCCAGAAGTGCTCCACGCGAATCAAATCCGAATATCCTCAAGTCGTTCTCATTGAAAAGATCTACGATCCCTGACACCAGTGGCGCTTCAGGACCGACAACAGTAAGATCGATCTTTTTCTCGATCGCGAAGGTAAGCAGGGCTTTCCTGTCGTCAGCAGCAATATCGACACATTCTGCCATCTCAGCGATTCCGGCGTTACCGGGAGCGGCGAATATCTTGTCAACTTTCTCGGATTGTGCGAGCTTCCATACAAGTGTATGCTCTCTTCCTCCCCCTCCGACAATAAGGACTTTCATCTCTCAGTATTCTCCTTATTCAAACCATAGACTATTGATTAACTGCCTTCTTCACGACAAATTAACATAGACCGACATGTCCTGCAAAGTCATAAATCCAACTTAAGATATACGTATATCCCGGAGACATGAAAGAATCCACAGGGAGTGTTTTACGAAGTCGAACCTGATAACAGGATTGCAACCTGCCACTGGCTATTGTAAAATATGCCGATCAGTACATAAGAAGCAGCACTCTGGAAACATTGGCTGAACATTTACAAACAGGAAGATGCAATGGCTCAATCATTCACCAGGGCGATTACAAGAAGACCCTGTAAAGAGTTCCGTAATGGGCTGACCCTTTCCGGCTTGGGAACCCCCGACCTGAAACTCGCTCTCAACCAGCATATCGCCTACCAGAATGCTCTTGTCGATCTGGGACTCGAAGTGCTGGCTCTCGATCCGGACATCGATCATCCCGATTCGACATTTGTAGAAGATACAGCGGTTGTGACACCTGAAGTAGCTGTGATCACGCGCCCAGGTGCGGATTCAAGGCTCCGTGAAGCAGAAAATATATCTCCTGTTCTTGAAAGATTCATACCTGTAGAACGGATCCTTCCTGACGGACGTATCGATGGTGGCGACGTCCTTCAGGCGGATGACATCTTCTACATCGGACTGTCTGACAGGACCAATGCTGAAGGCGCATCACAATTATCTGATATACTCGGGACTCATGGATATGAATGCCATTCTGTCAAGGTAGATGGCTGTCTTCATCTCAAATCGGCTGTCAATTATCTGGGTGATGGTACTATGATAGTGGATGAAAGATTCGCGGACCTGCCATTTCTCAATAAATACAGGATGATAACCGTGTCCGATGGAGAATACTATGCGGCAAACTCCCTTCTGGTGAATGGTACCGTTCTTGTTCCTGCAGGGTTTCCGAAAACATCGAAAAGTATCGCAAAGGCGGGGCTTGATATCTTGATACTCGAAATGTCGGAGTTCATGAAGATGGATGGTGGATTGAGTTGCCTGTCTCTTCGCTTCTGAATCTTTACCTCTCAATTTATGTTTAGCGGGATCCTGAATAGTATCGTTCATCTGGATACAAACGGAAGCAGCCCGAAATAATCCGTGTATCATTCTTTCAATTTGAAACCTTCCCCCCCTATTTCCGTATTCTATCTAAGCCCTGATTGGTAGTTCGATATAAGGAGAAGGAAATGAACAGGTTTATCGGTCTCTTAATTATCCTCATGGCCCTTGGTATCATGTCGATCACAGGAAGCTGCGGTGGAAACAGCCATTCAGAACCCGCGAAGGAAGAAGACAAGCTGGTTGTGCCGGTAGAGGTCGATATGGTCAGCATCGGAGATATTGCCGCTTACTTCACAGGAACAGCTACGATCGAGGCGGAAGAAGAGACCGAAGTCGTGGCAAAAGTCAGCGGAACCGTTGAAAAGATCATGGTCGAGGAGGGTGAATTTGTAAAAGTCGGTCAGATACTGGCCAAACTCGACGATGAAATGATCTCAGTCCAGCTGAAACAGGCCGATGCGAACCTGAGGAAAATGGAAAGTAATTTCAAACGGAACAAAGACCTTCACAAGAAGAACCTTATCAGTACTGAGATCTTCCAACAGGCAAAATATGAATATGAACAACAGAAAGCATTATACGACATGGCAAAGCTCAACCTCGACTATACCGAGATCAGGACTCCGATCAGCGGTATCGTATCGATCCGGTTGATCAAAAAAGGAAATATGATCCTGCAGAACCAGCCCACATTTAAAGTTTCGGGCTTTGATCCTCTTATCGCGGTACTCCACGTTCCCGAGAGACAATTGGCGAAACTGAGGACCGGACTTCTTGCAAGACTGAGTGTTGATGCCATTGAAAACAAGGAGATCGACGGACATATCGAAAGGATAAGTCCGATCGTCGACCCCGCGACCGGAACAGTAAAAGTGACGGTAGAGACCAGCGATTCTCTGGGAAGGCTGAGACCCGGTATGTTCGCCCGAATCAAGATCATATACGATGTCCATACCAATGCTCTGAAAATCCCGAAAGACGCTATTATCTCTGAAGATCGGGAATCAGCGGTCTACGTAGTCCAGGATAGCGTCGCCTATCGGCGCAACATATCGCTGGGATATATTAACACTACTCATGTAGAGGTTCTCGAGGGGCTCGCGCATGAAGACGTGATCGTCACCACCGGCAAGGGTAGCCTTAGGGATAGCACGAGAGTCGAAATCGTAAAACAATAACGGAAAAATTATGAAAATCATTGAAATCTCTATCAGTAGACGCGTGACTATAGCTATGTTTACGATCGCCGTAATATTGTTCGGCTTCGTTTCTTTTCTCAGGTTAAAAATAAATCTTCTTCCGGAATTGACCTATCCGACCCTTACGGTAAGAACTGAATATCCGGGTGCCGCTCCTGCCGAGATCGAGAACCTTATCTCAAAACCGGTCGAAGAGGCTCTCGGTGTAGTAAAAAGCGTTATCAGAGTGAGTTCTATCTCCAGATCTGGACAATCCGATGTCATCCTGGAATTTGAATGGGGTACAGACATGGATTTCGCCGGACTCGATGTCCGGGAAAAACTCGATGCGCTTGAATTACCTCTGGATGTTCAAAGACCAAGCATCCTGCGTTTTGATCCCTCTCTGGACCCCATCCTGAGATTCGGTTTCAGTAAAAAACCGGATTCCGTTGAACCGATTGAAGAAAAAAGCGCAGAACAGACAGCCAGGAAAGAGTCATTCAACGAGGAAGAACTCAAGTTCCTGCGCCGATTCGCGGAAGAGGAGATCAAGATGGAACTGGAGGCGGCACTGGGAGTAGCCGCAGTAAAGGTCAGCGGTGGCCTTGAAGACGAGATTCAGATCCTGGTCGACCAGGCTCGCCTCGCCCAGCTGGACCTTCCGATCGAACAACTGGCCAGACAGATAGGTTCTGAAAACGTAAACCTGTCAGGAGGGCGCCTTGAGGAAGGGACTCAGCAATACCTCGTCCGTACACTCAACCAGTTTCAGTCCATCGAGGAGATTCAGGATATCATAATATCCACCAAGGATGGGAAACCTACATACCTTCGTGATGTTGCTATTGTAAAACATGGATATAAAGAACGTGAAGCGATCACCAGACTGGACAAAGTCGAAGCAGTGGAGATCGCGCTCTACAAGGAAGGTGACGCCAATACTGTAGCTGTCGCCAAAGCTGTGGAACGGAAACTTGCGAGGGTCCGTGATATTCTTCCCGAAGATTATGAACTTGTCAGCGTGTATGACCAGTCCACGTTTATCACACAGGCTGTTAACGAGGTTATCCAGGCGGCCATCATCGGGGGCCTTCTAGCAGTTATCATATTGTATTTTTTCCTTCAGAGTTTCTGGGCGACCGTAATCATATCGATGTCCATACCCGTCTCGGTGATAGCCACTTTCAACCTGATGTACGGCTCCAATCTAACGTTGAATATAATGTCCCTCGGCGGTATCGCCCTGGGAGTAGGAATGCTTCTTGACAACTCTATCGTTGTCCTCGAAAACATAGCCCGCCACAGGGAAAAGGGGAAGTCGGTCCTTGATGCTGCAAAAGACGGTGCCAGCGAAGTCGGTATGGCGGTCACGGCATCTACTCTTACTACTGTCGCTGTATTCCTCCCCCTCGTTTTCGTTAAGGGGATTTCAGGCCAACTCTTCCGCGACCAGGCATTGACCGTGACTTTCTCTCTGCTCGCTTCTCTCGTCGTCGCGCTTACGCTGATACCCATGCTGGCGTCACTTCAAGGGAGAAAAGCTGAGATCATCCCGGAGACTCAGCGGAAAGAACCCAGGACTCGTTTCGGAAGATTCTTCAGAAAGATCTTTATCTTCATTTTCTTCACTGTTCCAGCATCGATTTTAAAGGCAGGCAGAAAGGTGATCGGCTGGTTCGCCAGCCTTATAATGTTTGTTCTTCGTCCTCTTCTGAAAATCTTTCAGAGTTCCTACAACTCACTCGAAGACAAATATTACGGATTCCTTGATTGGTCACTTTCACACAAAGGCCGGATTATCTTCATCGCGCTGATCATGTTCGGACTTTCATTGATGCTGATTCCCTCTCTTGGCGTCGAACTCATCCCACAGCTTTCACAGGGAGAATTCAGCGTCGAATTCAGGCTTCCTCCAGGTACTCCTCTGGAAGTGACAGCGGCAAAACTGGCTGGAGTACAGAGCGTAGCTTCAGACATCGATGGTGGCAGGACCACTTTTTCAGTGTCTGGCTCAGGTAACCGCATGGATGCCAACCCTGAGCAGGGTGGAGAGAACTGGGGAGAATTGAGTGTGGTTCTTGATCAAAACACCAAAAAGGCAGATGAAGACAGGGTCATGAACCGCCTGCGTAAAGATCTTAGGAGAATTCCGGACCTCCAGTACAAATTTTCCCGTCCTACTCTTTTCACCTTCAGGACCCCGGTGGAAATAGAAATATCCGGGTACGAGCTGCGTCACCTTAACCGTATCAGCAAAGAGATTGTCTCTGGTCTGGATTCGTCCCCCCGATTTGCCGATGTCAAATCGACTATACAGAGCGGACATCCGGAGATTCAGATCAAATTTAACAGAGAACGTGCGGCATCCCTCGGGTTTGCGGTCTATCAGATCGCCGATCGTGTTGTAAGCAAGATCAGAGGAGATGTCGCTACAAGGTATTCCTGGCGGGATCGACGAATCGATGTGCTTGTCCGTGCCAGAGAGACTGACAGGAATTCGATCGACAAGATTCGAAAACTGGTCATCAATCCCGAAAGCGAAAAACCTGTGACTCTTGAAGCTGTCGCTGATGTGATCATCGATACCGGACCTGGAGAAATCCGGAGAATAGACCAGGAACGTGTAGCCATCGTTACGGCGAACCTCAACTACGGAGACCTTGGAACGGCGGCAGAAGAGATCAACACCATCATCAACCGCATTCCGATGCCTGCCGGGTTCAACGCCAGTCTTTCCGGACAAAACAGGGAGATGACCACATCATTCAAATCCCTGCAGTTCGCTCTTGTTCTTGCGATATTTCTTGTCTATCTGGTCATGGCATCCCAGTTCGAATCATTCCTTCACCCATTCGTGATACTTTTCACTATACCCCTGGCACTTATTGGCGCGGTATTCGGGCTATGGATCACGTCATCGACTATCAGCGTCGTCGTATTCATCGGCCTGATACTTCTCGCTGGCATCGTGGTCAATAATGCAATCGTTCTTATAGACCTCATAAATAAATTAAGAGAACAGGGAATGGAAAAACTCGAGGCAATAAAGCAAGGCGGACGGACCAGGTTGAGACCGATCCTTATGACGACACTTACGACCACACTGGGACTTCTTCCGCTTGCGATGGGTCTTGGAAAAGGAGCCGAGGTAAGAGCCCCGATGGCGATCACCGTCATAGGTGGTTTGACGGTCTCGACAGCTCTCACGTTGATAGTGATCCCTGTAGTATATTCGATATTCGACAGAAAAAAGTGATTTGTACAAGTATCCTCTCATCTACTTCAGATGAGTCGAGCAGGCAGGAAAGTCCAGCAATATGAACCTTACGGAATTCTCATTAAAACGACCCGTATCGATCATGATGATTTTCGTTTGTTTCATTGTTATCGGGATTATAGCCTCCCGCCTGCTTCCAAAAGAGTATTTTCCAGATCTTGACGCTCCCTTCATATTTATCGAGATTCCCTACCCCGGCTCTACTCCAGAGGAGATCGAAAGACAGATAACCAAGCTGGCTGAAGAAGTGCTGGCTACCATAAGCGGAATAAAGCGAATGGAGTCCAACTCCTGGGAGAATGGATGCTGGGTCAGATTAAATTTCGACTGGGGAGTCAATACAAACATCAAAGCTCTTGAAGCGAAAGAAAAACTCGACGGAATACGCCACCTTTTCCCTGATGATCTTGAACGGTTTTTTGTCAGAAAATGGTCCACCTCCGACATGGAGATCATGCAGCTGCGTTTATCGAGCAACAGGGACCTGTCGAACTCCTATGACATGCTGGAAAGAAATATAAAAAAGAGGATCGAGAGACTTGAGGGAATATCCAAAGTGGATCTGTATGGAGTCGAAAAGAAAGAAATTAGAATACAGCTTCTGGCGGACAGGATCATTCAACACGGGATAGATATTAACCGCCTTACAGCGACACTCAGAAGGGCAAACTTCCTTGTTACCGCCGGCAAGATCACTGATAACAACCAGCGATACGTTGTGCGGCCTCTGGGTGAATTTGAATCGGTTGAAGAAATCGGCGATATTACCGTCAACCAGAACAACATTCATCTCCGTGACATCGCAACGATCACATATGACCATCCCAGGCTTACGTACGGCCGTCACCTGAATAAAAAATATGCTATAGGACTTGATATCTTCAAGGAATCGGGAGCGAATCTCGTAGAGGTCGCTGACAGGGCTATAGCCGAGATCGAGAAAATCAAGGCCCTGCCGGAAATGGAAGGGATCAGTCTCTACTTCATGGAAAACGCTGCCGAGGGCGTAGAAAGTTCTCTCAATGAAGTCCTCAAATCGGGGGTCCTCGGCGGATGCCTCGCGATAATCGTCCTGTTCTTTTTTCTCCGATCCTTGTCGTCGACATTCATGGTAGCGCTCGCGGTCCCCCTTTCGCTCCTTATTACCCTTGCCTTGATGTTCTTTACGGGAATCACTCTTAACATCCTGACTATGATGGGGCTGATGCTTGCCGTTGGTATGCTTGTAGATAATGCGGTAGTAGTCACCGAATCGATTCACAGACATCAGACGAATGGAATGGAGAAGCTGAAGGCTATAAGAGTCGGTGTAAAGGAAGTGTCTTTAGCTATAACCGCAGGCACATTGACGACAGCCATCGTATTTCTGCCAAACATCGTCAGCCCCAACGATGATGTCTCTGTCTACCTGAAACATGTCGGGTTGACCATATGTATCGCTCTTGGAGTATCTCTCGTCCTCGCCCAGACTATAGTCCCCCTTCTTGCATCAAGGATCAGACCCTCCGCTCCATCGAAAAAGCGAACGGTCATAGACCGCCTTATTGACAGATACTCCATAGTGCTCGAATGGACGATGAAACATCCGAAGGCCACTACCGGTATAATCATTCTGACTCTACTCAGTGTTGCGATACCGATGAAATTCGTCCCGATGGAGATGTTCGATAGCCAGGATGACAGAAGATTTCGCCTTCACTATCATATAAACGGTAGCTATACCGTTGAAAAAGTCGAAAAAGCAGTGGACAAATATGAGGATTTTCTGTTTTCCCGTCAGGAAGAATTTGAAATAGAGTCTGTCTATACATATTATCAGGGTAATTACGCAACATCTACAATTCTTCTTACCAAGGGGAAAAAAGCTAAAAAATCGATAGAAACTATCCAGGAACTTATCAGGAAGGACCTTCCGAAGCTCGCAATCGCTAACCCGTCTTTCGAATGGCAGGCTCCTGGAGGCGGAAGCGAATCTATCAGGATACAGCTGATCGGAAAATCGAGCGAATATCTGGTGAGCCTCTCGCGTGATGTAGCATGGACACTGTCAAAGATCGAAGGGTTTACCGATGTCCGGTCTCAAGCTGAGACAGGTGACAAGGAAGTACACGTCGTTGTCAACCGCGACAGAGCAAGACAATATGGCTTCTCGACTGCAGAAATCGCCAATGTCGTCTCCGCGGCCATGCGTGGGATAAATCTCCGTCATTTCAGAGATGAACAGGGCGAAGTGGAAATGAGACTTGAATTCCAGAACCTGGATAGACAATCTCTCGATCAGCTTCAAAACGTTCCCGTGATAAACGAAGCTGGACAGTCAATATCTCTGGCCTCACTCGCCGACTTCAGAGTCAGGCGTGGACCGAGAAACATCCGTCGCGAAAACCGGATTACTGCGATCGGAATCACCGCGAACCTTAAAGGTATAAAGACAAATGAAGCTCGCGAGAAGATCAAACAGGTCCTTGACAACTATGACTTTCCATCAGGATATCAATGGAATTACGGGCAGAACTTCCGTCATGAAGAGGAAGCCTTCAACACTATGCTGGTGAACCTTCTTCTTGCACTCGCCCTGATATACTTTGTCATGGCCGCTCTGTTCGAATCGTTGATCTTCCCTTCTACCATCTGGACACAGATCCTCTTCGCTATAGTCGGAGTCTACTGGTTTTTCCTCATCACAGGAACGGATATGACGCTGATGGGTATGATCGGAATACTGATACTCATCGGGGTTGTCGTTAACAACGGGATCGTCCTGGTCGATCACATCAATCAACTTCGAGTCCGTGGACTTGAAAGACGCGAAGCCATAATGCAGGCGGGAAGAGACCGCCTGAGACCGATCCTGATGACCGCTGGAACAACTATTCTCAGCCTCGTCCCATTGTGCATCGGCACTACACTGATCGGTGGGGACGGCCCTCCCTACTTCCCCATGGCCAGAGCAATAGTCGGAGGACTCACCTTTTCCACTCTCGTCACACTCCTGATTCTTCCAACAATTTATGTTAAACTCGACGATCTGCGTAACTACTCAAAATCAATAGTTCGCAGAAGCAGATGAGTGGCGTTTTCACGACATTAATGATAATCGTCGACCGATAGCCCTCCATGATATTTTTCGTTTATGTATATTTTATTTCGAAGAGATCACTCGGCTGACAAGAATGGCCTCAATCATCAAGCCGATATTCTTTGAAGTAAAGGATCATGATCATCAGCCCGGTGAAGAGTACTGAAAGAGCTGCAAGAACAAACACGGAAAGAATAAATGGAGTCTTGTTTGCGGAAAGTACAAGTCCAAAGAGAGTACGGCCAATATCATCCGGTGTTACCTGTCTGATAGCTGGAAACAGAGAGTGGAGATAGTGGACAACAGTGAGCAATCTGGCGTTACCGGGGAAGAAGGCTATCGAGCTTTCCCATCCGAAAGTAAACAATAGGCCGACAAGAACCGGCTTTTTTAATATTCCTCCAATAAATCCAAAGAGTGGGACATAGACGGCAAGTCCCAGCATGAGCGCTGCCGAGCTTCTGAAAAAACCAGGCAACCCTCGAAGAAAGCTTGCTGAACCTGCTCCCGACATCATAACAAGATAAGTCAGAGTAAAGGAAACCAGGATTACAAGACCAATTGTGATAATTCCAGCGAGAGCTTTGATGGCAACTATGCTCCAGCGAGGCACGGGCCTTGTGAGAAGAAAAGGCAATGTCTTTTCTTCCACTTCATCTCCGATGA
This genomic interval carries:
- a CDS encoding nuclear transport factor 2 family protein; amino-acid sequence: MKITILASVLFLLASVPGIVLGQDAVSEILEMLDYQVVSWNSGSIDGYMSGYWKSDSLRFHSGKKILMGWSTVKSMYDEKYSGDQRGELRFSGLRVELLSGDSAFVCGHWHVALEAGDREGLFTLLIRRKIDGWKIVHDHSS
- a CDS encoding threonylcarbamoyl-AMP synthase, which translates into the protein METVLRGYYTLKRIENIVSMIESGEVGVLPTDTIYGLHCDALDIDAVKKIIRIKGRNKKAGLILLMSNIEMVDRYISNWPGDSKRVLSHIWPARLTALLPATDKILPVLRPGMTIAVRIPADDELRSIISAVGSPLVSTSVNRSGMPPMKRIADIHRTFPGLGCYISARGRSRTEPSTIVDFRGAQATLVRSGAFHFSGEEGRIN
- a CDS encoding efflux RND transporter periplasmic adaptor subunit — protein: MNRFIGLLIILMALGIMSITGSCGGNSHSEPAKEEDKLVVPVEVDMVSIGDIAAYFTGTATIEAEEETEVVAKVSGTVEKIMVEEGEFVKVGQILAKLDDEMISVQLKQADANLRKMESNFKRNKDLHKKNLISTEIFQQAKYEYEQQKALYDMAKLNLDYTEIRTPISGIVSIRLIKKGNMILQNQPTFKVSGFDPLIAVLHVPERQLAKLRTGLLARLSVDAIENKEIDGHIERISPIVDPATGTVKVTVETSDSLGRLRPGMFARIKIIYDVHTNALKIPKDAIISEDRESAVYVVQDSVAYRRNISLGYINTTHVEVLEGLAHEDVIVTTGKGSLRDSTRVEIVKQ
- the purD gene encoding phosphoribosylamine--glycine ligase, with translation MKVLIVGGGGREHTLVWKLAQSEKVDKIFAAPGNAGIAEMAECVDIAADDRKALLTFAIEKKIDLTVVGPEAPLVSGIVDLFNENDLRIFGFDSRGALLEGSKVWAKEFMRKYKIPTGNFAAFDDYCSAQNALDIASPPYVIKADGLAAGKGVIICETREEARKTIDSMMKEKAFGEAGTRIVIEEYLEGPELSILAIFDGKDYRLFVPSQDHKRAFENDKGPNTGGMGAYAPVPLLDHDLSEKIRIEIIEPTLNGIQTEEVTGAGVIYFGLMITGDGPKVLEYNCRFGDPETQVILPLFKGDLFEVLYEATNKNLESVDFENSEDACVCIVMASGGYPGSYEKGFPISGLEDADDQGSIVFHAGTANKGNDLVTNGGRVLGVTAVARSLHEALDKAYRGVDAIDFEGRFYRKDIGQKGLQS
- a CDS encoding alkaline phosphatase — translated: MDGRSYTIILPEEMDQMKESMQESNRSLKVRFMIAVMLLMTLVILPHGEAQSGEREKPENIILFIGDGMGISHITAARTILGSLNIERMKVVGLQSTIPFGGYITDSAASGTAIATGEKTYNGAISVDSEGSPLKTVMEYAEDEGWSTGLVVTCAITHATPAVFISHVKSRSLYEDIAWQIADSGVDLIFGGGLAWFLPSSDPESKRTDEYDPLNILAARMNVVVSSEEILQLPDSGSVAAFISLEHPECLPVRDISLSEMTRKAINILSADGRNFFLMVEGSQIDWAAHDHDFSSMMLEMKDFDEAVGVALDYSRADGETLVIVTADHETGGFAVHDGSVADSTVTEWGWTTGSHTASMVPLFADGPLAEDFSGIYENTRIGKLLIGLVRSDKSAHE
- the purE gene encoding 5-(carboxyamino)imidazole ribonucleotide mutase translates to MGSESDRKIMEACMQQLEKLGVKGELKVSSAHRMPDATKEYILEAEKRGARVFIAGAGMAAALPGFVASVTTLPVIGVPIPSGLPDGMDALLAIVQMPPGIPVATVAIGKAGAKNAAILAAEILAINDESIKQAIGRLRDSWKQS